ACAGAAATTTAATATTAAATTATTATTGTCAAGAGAGAATAGTTTTATTGTTGATGAGAATGTTCCAACATTTTCTAGTTCAAAGTTAGCTTTTCTTCCTAAAATTCCTTTTGGAAATTCTTACATTGCTGAAAAAGAAGGTATGAAGTTATTTAAAGAGTATTGTAACAATTATGGAATGCCAGATGTAATTCATGTCCATTCTGCATTATATGCTGGCGTTATAGCTCAAAAAATAAAATTAATATATGGTGTTCCATATGTAATTACAGAGCATAGTTCATCATTTTTTAGAAACCAAGTTAATTGGTGGAAAAAAATTATAGCACATAAAGTATTTGATAATTCATTCTTTAATATAGCTGTTAGTAAGCCATATTCTAACTACTTGAGTGAGTATTTTCCTACTAGTAAATGGATTATCGTTCCAAACATATTAAATGATATTTTTTCTAATTCTAATGAGCATTGCCCCAAAAATAATAATTTATTTACATATTTACATATATCATTATTAGATGAGAATAAGAATGTGTCACTAATTCTTAAAGCATTTTCTGAATTAAATAGAACCGAAAAAAAATAGAACTCATTATTGGTGGGCATGGATCTAATTTAAAAAAATTAAAAGAATTAGCTAGTAAATTAGGCATTGAGGATAACGTTTATTTCGTAGGGATGTTATCTCGTGAAAAGATTATAGAGTATTATAATAAAAGTGATGTTTTTATTCTTTCAAGTAACTTTGAAAGTTTTGGTGTTGTTATTATAGAGGCTCTATCACAGGGTCTTCCTGTTATTTCAACTATATGTGGTGGACCTGAAAGCTTAATAGATAATGAAAATGGTATATTGGTTTCAAAAGATTGTGTAGAAGAAATGGTTTTAGCTATGAAAAGTATGAAAAAAAACTATAATCAATATGACCGAGTAGAAATT
Above is a genomic segment from Thiospirochaeta perfilievii containing:
- a CDS encoding glycosyltransferase — protein: MHVLIIPSWYPENKNDIGGSFFREQALALNRAGIQVGVIYQKMVPIQKFNIKLLLSRENSFIVDENVPTFSSSKLAFLPKIPFGNSYIAEKEGMKLFKEYCNNYGMPDVIHVHSALYAGVIAQKIKLIYGVPYVITEHSSSFFRNQVNWWKKIIAHKVFDNSFFNIAVSKPYSNYLSEYFPTSKWIIVPNILNDIFSNSNEHCPKNNNLFTYLHISLLDENKNVSLILKAFSELNRTEKK
- a CDS encoding glycosyltransferase; this translates as MGGHGSNLKKLKELASKLGIEDNVYFVGMLSREKIIEYYNKSDVFILSSNFESFGVVIIEALSQGLPVISTICGGPESLIDNENGILVSKDCVEEMVLAMKSMKKNYNQYDRVEIRNKTLNEYGENNITSILIKLYREVVKH